Proteins encoded in a region of the Trichomycterus rosablanca isolate fTriRos1 chromosome 26, fTriRos1.hap1, whole genome shotgun sequence genome:
- the LOC134303755 gene encoding uncharacterized protein LOC134303755, with product MYPQYSLYPLYPQYSLYPLYPQYSLYPLYPQYSLYPQYSLYPLYPQYSLYPLYPQYSLYPLYPQYSMYPLYPQYSLYPLYPLYSMYPQYSLYPLYPQYSLYPLYPQYPLYPLYPQYSLYPLYPQYPLYPLYPQYPLYPQYPLYPQHSLYPLYPQYPLYPQYSLYPLYPQYPLYPQYPLYPQYPLYPQYPLYPLYPQHSLYPLYPQYPLYPLYPQYSLYPLYPQYPLYPQYSLYPLYPQYPLYPQYPLYPQHSLYPLYPQYSLYPQYSLYPLYPQYSLYPLPGDQIHSVSVTCHPTTMELRIKSDLFQTGFPVKPEDLRLGPGGSGCGVEVTPDHFIIQVPLTDCNTHYWVTENALVYSNLLVYSPTPSPEGLIRSEVVTVPVECRYSRRFGVDSDLVAPAWIPHQSAYSAQQSLQFSLHLMSRDWRGGRESSVYFLGDVINMEASVFTSQMELKVYIESCVATTSPEIHSLPSYKFIDNGCFTDGGQVGSRSRFLPRMHLNKLQLELDAFVFHQVDSSQIYISCVLRANLLNHLSSSTNRACSFINNRWRSADRDGVCEVCQGGDLMQVNPELPAKLNREGSDELSVTHLDPSADSVPVESAVSRLRTSGNSWINTAGPLNDNRVKEKLDLRQEASVGPLSLATRRNERVMTSPPIIRDRVRVASPNMNISRRIKGNDPHSLTETDIMKTTVSESDAAEMFSTPEPGLINQLFKIQPPVLDVMIQPPPETLVDAGTHWNRLENTVDLDLPVGASSLHLALNPTQQMINDESATLNSVPVHALQPQSDPAWV from the exons ATGTACCCACAGTACTCGCTGTACCCACTATACCCACAGTACTCGCTGTACCCACTATACCCACAGTACTCGCTGTACCCACTATACCCACAGTACTCGCTGTACCCACAGTACTCGCTGTACCCACTATACCCACAGTACTCGCTGTACCCACTATACCCACAGTACTCGCTGTACCCACTGTACCCACAGTACTCGATGTACCCACTATACCCACAGTACTCGCTGTACCCGCTGTACCCACTGTACTCGATGTACCCACAGTACTCGCTGTACCCACTATACCCACAGTACTCGCTGTACCCACTGTACCCACAGTACCCGCTGTACCCACTGTACCCACAGTACTCGCTGTACCCACTATACCCACAGTACCCGCTGTACCCACTATACCCACAGTACCCACTGTACCCACAGTACCCGCTGTACCCACAGCACTCGCTGTACCCACTGTACCCACAGTACCCGCTGTACCCACAGTACTCGCTGTACCCACTATACCCACAGTACCCACTGTACCCACAGTACCCGCTGTACCCACAGTACCCACTGTACCCACAGTACCCACTGTACCCGCTGTACCCACAGCACTCGCTGTACCCACTGTACCCACAGTACCCGCTGTACCCACTGTACCCACAGTACTCGCTGTACCCACTATACCCACAGTACCCACTGTACCCACAGTACTCGCTGTACCCACTATACCCACAGTACCCACTGTACCCACAGTACCCGCTGTACCCACAGCACTCGCTGTACCCACTGTACCCACAGTACTCGCTGTACCCACAGTACTCGCTGTACCCACTATACCCACAGTACTCGCTGTACCCACT GCCTGGTGACCAGATTCACTCAGTCTCTGTAACCTGCCATCCTACCACCATGGAGCTCAGGATTAAATCCGATCTTTTCCAGACTGGATTCCCAGTGAAACCTGAAGATCTGAGACTGGGACCAGGTGGATCAGGATGTGGTGTTGAAGTTACACCTGATCACTTCATCATCCAGGTTCCTCTGACTGACTGCAACACTCACTACTGG GTAACTGAGAATGCTCTGGTTTACAGTAATTTGCTGGTTTATTCTCCTACTCCATCTCCTGAAGGTCTGATTCGATCAGAGGTGGTCACCGTACCTGTGGAATGTCGATATTCCAG gAGGTTTGGTGTTGACAGTGACTTGGTGGCACCGGCGTGGATCCCTCACCAGAGTGCTTATTCAGCTCAGCAGAGTCTCCAGTTCAGTCTCCACCTCATGAGCC GTGATTGGAGGGGAGGGCGAGAGTCGAGCGTGTACTTCCTGGGTGACGTGATTAATATGGAAGCGTCTGTGTTCACGTCTCAGATGGAACTGAAGGTTTATATAGAGAGTTGTGTTGCTACCACCTCACCAGAAATTCATTCACTTCCTAGTTACAAGTTTATAGATAACGG GTGTTTTACAGATGGAGGGCAGGTGGGTTCGAGGTCTCGTTTCCTACCCAGAATGCACCTTAATAAACTACAGTTAGAGCTGGATGCTTTTGTCTTCCACCAGGTGGACAGTTCTCAG ATCTACATCAGCTGTGTGCTGAGAGCAAATCTACTGAACCATCTGAGCTCCTCCACCAACCGAGCGTGTTCCTTCATCAACAACAG GTGGAGATCTGCAGATCGTGATGGGGTGTGTGAAGTCTGCCAAGGTGGAGATTTGATGCAGGTGAATCCGGAGCTCCCAGCCAAACTGAACCGAGAGGGATCAGATGAGCTTTCAGTGACACATCTGGATCCTTCAGCAGATTCAGTTCCGGTGGAATCTGCTGTTTCACGACTCAGAACATCTGGGAACAGCTGGATCAACACAGCAGGACCTTTAAATGATAACAGAGTGAAGGAGAAATTAG ATCTACGGCAGGAGGCGAGTGTTGGCCCTTTGTCTCTCGCTACAAGGAGGAATGAGCGGGTGATGACGTCGCCTCCTATAATCAGGGACAGGGTTCGAGTTGCATCACCAAACATGAACATATCAAGACGGATCAAAGGAAACGACCCTCACAGTCTAACAG AAACAGACATAATGAAGACAACAGTTTCTGAATCAGATGCTGCGGAGATGTTCTCCACACCTGAACCGGGGCTCATTAATCAGCTGTTTAAGATCCAGCCACCAGTGTTGG ATGTAATGATTCAGCCTCCTCCTGAAACCCTCGTGGATGCAGGTACACACTGGAATCGACTGGAGAACACTGTGGATCTTGATCTTCCTGTTGGTGCATCATCGTTACACCTTGCATTAAACCCCACACAGCAGATGATCAATGATGAGAGTGCAACATTAAATTCAGTCCCAGTTCATGCTCTACAACCCCAGTCAGACCCAGCATGGGTGTAA